The following proteins are encoded in a genomic region of Choloepus didactylus isolate mChoDid1 chromosome Y, mChoDid1.pri, whole genome shotgun sequence:
- the LOC119524197 gene encoding LOW QUALITY PROTEIN: E3 ubiquitin-protein ligase RNF14-like (The sequence of the model RefSeq protein was modified relative to this genomic sequence to represent the inferred CDS: inserted 1 base in 1 codon; substituted 1 base at 1 genomic stop codon) yields MSSEDREAQEDELLALASIYDGDEFRKAESVQGGETRIYLDLPQNFKMFMSGNSNECLQNSGFEYTICFLPPLVLNFELPPDYPSSSPPSFTLSGKWLSPTQLSALCKHLDNLWEEHRGSVIPFAWMQFLKEETLAYLNIVSPFELKTGXQGKVQRRTAQASPNTELDFGGAAGSDVDQXEVVDKRAVQDVESLSNLIQEILDFDQAQQKKGFNSKLFLCNICFCEKLGSECMYFLECRHVYCKDCLKDYFEIQIRDGQVQCLNCPEPKCPSVATPSQVKELVEAELFARYDRLLLQSTLDLMADVVYCPRPCCQLPVMQEPGSTMGICSSCNFAFCTLCRLTYHGVSPCKLTAEKLMDLRNEYLQADEANKRLLEQRYGKRVIQKALEEMESKEWLEKNSKSCPCCGTPIEKLDGCNKMTCTGCMQYFCWICMGSLSRANPYKHFTDPASPCFNRLFHAVDVNGDIWEDEIED; encoded by the exons atgtcGTCAGAAGACCGAGAAGCTCAGGAGGATGAATTGCTGGCCTTGGCGAGTATTTATGATGGGGATGAATTTAGAAAAGCAGAGTCTGTCCAAGGTGGAGAAACCAGGATCTATTTGGATTTGCCACAAAATTTCAAGATGTTTATGAGCGGCAATTCAAATGAGTGTCTCCAGAATAGTGGCTTTGAATACACCATTTGCTTTCTGCCTCCACTTGTGCTGAACTTTGAACTGCCACCAGATTATCCATCCTCCTCCCCACCTTCCTTCACACTTAGTGGCAAATGGCTGTCACCAACTCAGCTATCTGCTCTGTGCAAACACTTGGACAATCTGTGGGAAGAACACCGTGGCAGTGTGATCCCGTTTGCCTGGATGCAGTTTCTTAAGGAAGAGACCCTAGCATACTTGAATATTGTCTCTCCTTTTGAGCTCAAGACGGGCTGACAGGGAAAAGTGCAGAGAAGGACAGCTCAAGCATCTCCCAACACAGAACTAGATTTTGGTGGTGCTGCTGGATCGGATGTAGACC GAGAAGTGGTGGACAAAAGAGCTGTGCAGGATGTGGAATCATTGTCGAATCTAATCCAGGAAATCTTGGACTTTGATCAAGCTCAGCAGAAAAAGGGCTTTAACAGTAAATTGTTCCTGTGCAATATCTGTTTCTGTGAGAAGCTAGGTAGTGAATGCATGTACTTTTTGGAGTGCAGGCATGTGTACTGCAAAGACTGTCTGAAGGACTACTTTGAAATCCAGATCAGAGATGGCCAAGTTCAATGCCTCAACTGCCCAGAACCAAAGTGCCCTTCGGTGGCCACCCCCAGTCAGGTCAAAGAGCTAGTGGAAGCAGAGTTATTTGCTCGTTATGACCGCCTTCTCCTCCAATCTACCTTGGACCTGATGGCAGATGTGGTGTACTGCCCCCGCCCATGCTGCCAGCTGCCTGTCATGCAGGAGCCTGGCAGTACCATGGGCATCTGCTCCAGCTGCAATTTTGCCTTCTGTACCTTGTGCAGATTGACTTACCATGGTGTCTCTCCATGTAAGTTGACGGCAGAGAAGTTAATGGACTTACGAAATGAGTACTTGCAAGCAGATGAGGCCAATAAAAGATTATTGGAACAGAGATATGGTAAGAGGGTGATTCAGAAGGCACTGGAAGAGATGGAAAGTAAGGAGTGGCTAGAAAAGAATTCAAAGAGCTGCCCGTGTTGTGGGACTCCCATAGAGAAATTAGATGGATGTAACAAGATGACATGTACTGGCTGTATGCAGTATTTC